One window of the Micropterus dolomieu isolate WLL.071019.BEF.003 ecotype Adirondacks linkage group LG08, ASM2129224v1, whole genome shotgun sequence genome contains the following:
- the dip2ba gene encoding disco-interacting protein 2 homolog B-A isoform X2: MHVCCTNRLCVLGSQLSRFCLAVVALQQTLVTVGVLPVQGRMRKGRGDITQKGYEKKKAKLLASYISHLPNVDLSLPDVQLSPGHSVDPSPSPEAPGPSTSSASRHHRTHRSGGARDDRYRSDIHTEAVQAALAKHKEEKMALPMPTKRRSAFVQSPIDTCTPPDTSSASEDEGSLRRKAALSAVLAQSLQSPDYWINRSVQSSSTSSSASSTLSHGEPKTQPQSQPQPSPAASLLADVLAHTRIENSVPPDVTSSTPQERGSRVDLPPAVRGMSRGQSRSSMLDTADGVPVNSRVSTKIQQLLNTLKRPKRPPLSEFFVDDSEEIVEVPQPDPNTPKPEGRQIIPVKGEPLGVVSNWPPALQAALARWGATQAKSPALTALDITGKPLYTLTYGKLWSRSLKLAYTLLNKLGTKTEPVLQPGDRVALVYPNSDPGMFWVAFYGCLLAEVIPVPIEVPLSRQDAGSQQIGFLLGSCGVSLALTSEVCLKGLPKTPNGEIIQFKGWPRMKWVVTDTKYLTKPSKDWQPHIPTANTDTAYIEYKASKEGTVMGVAVSKISMLTHCQALSQACNYCEGETLVNVLDCKKDMGLWHGVLTSVMNRIHTITVPYAVMKACPMSWVQRVHIHKARVALVKCRDLHWAMMAHKEQRDINLSSIRMLIVADGANPWSVSSCDAFLNVFQSHGLKPEVICPCATSPEALTVAIRRPGARGAPLPARAILSMGGLSHGVIRVNTEDKNSALTVQDVGHIMPGALMCIVKPDGPPQLCKTDEIGEIVINSRAGGTMYYGLPGVTKNTFEVIPVNQAGAPIGEIPFSRTGLLGFVGPGSLVFVVGKIEGLLMVSGRRHNADDLVATALAVEPVKTVYRGRIAVFSVTVFYDERIVIVAEQRPDASEEDSFQWMSRVLQAIDSIHQVGLYCLALVPANTLPKTPLGGIHICETKQNFLEGNLHPCNILMCPHTCVTNMPKPRQKQPVDVGPASMLVGNLVAGKRIAQAIGRELGVVEDQDLIRKHQFLSEALQWRAQTDPDHVLYVLLNAKGVPVCTATCAQLHKRAEKITATLMERGGLNTGDNVVLLYPPGIDLIAAFYGCLYAGVIPVTVRPPHPQNLAATLPTVRMIIDVSKAACILTTQPLMRILRSREAAASVNVKTWPTIIDTDDLPRKRPPQIYKPPTAEMLAYLDFSVSTTGMLTGVKMSHAAVSTLCRSIKLQCELYSSRQIAICLDPYCGLGFVLWCLSSVYSGHQSILIPPLELESSLPLWLSTLSQYKIRDTFCSYSVMELCTKGLGTQTEMLKARGLNLSCVRSCVVIAEERPRLALTQSFSKLFKDLGLSPRAVSTAFGSRVNLAICLQGTAGPDPSTSYVDMKSLRHDRVRLVERGAPQSLPLMESGTILPGVRVIIVNPETRGPLGDSHLGEIWVNSPHSASGYYTIYGEESLQADHFNTRLSFGEPHTLWARTGYLGFIKRTELTDASGDRHDALFVVGSLDETLELRGLRYHPIDIETSVSRAHRSIAESAVFTWTNLLVVVAELSGSEQEALDLVPLVTNVVLEEHHLIVGVVVIVDPGVIPINSRGEKQRMHLRDSFLADQLDPIYVAYNM; the protein is encoded by the exons ATGTGGATCTTTCTCTGCCAGATGTACAGCTTTCTCCTGGCCACAGTGTCGACCCCAGCCCGAGTCCTGAGGCCCCGGGCCCCTCCACGTCTTCAGCCTCCAGACACCACCGCACACACCGCAGTGGAGGGGCCAGGGATGATCGCTACAGATCAG ATATCCACACAGAGGCTGTGCAGGCAGCACTGGCCAAACACAAAGAAGAGAAGATGGCACTGCCCATGCCAACCAAGAGACGCTCAGCCTTTGTCCAGTCGCCCATAGATACCTGCACACCTCCAG ACACATCTTCTGCATCAGAGGATGAGGGCTCACTGCGCAGAAAGGCAGCTCTCAGTGCAGTGCTGGCCCAGAGCCTGCAGAGCCCTGATTACTGGATCAACCGTTCCGTCCAGAGCTCCTCCACGTCCTCATCTGCTTCCTCAACCCTCTCCCATGGAGAGCCCAAGACCCAGCCACAGTCTCAGCCACAGCCCTCACCTGCTGCTTCCTTGTTGGCCGATGTCCTGGCTCACACACGCATAG aAAACAGTGTCCCCCCAGATGTGACATCCTCCACTCCACAGGAGAGAGGGTCAAGGGTGGACCTGCCTCCGGCGGTCAGGGGCATGAGCCGTGGACAGAGCCGCTCCAGCATGCTGGATACCGCCGACG GCGTGCCTGTCAACAGCAGGGTGTCAACTAAGATCCAGCAGCTGTTGAACACACTCAAACGGCCAAAGAGACCACCGCTCAGCGAATTCTTCGTTGATGACTCTGAGGAAATTGTAGAAG TGCCCCAGCCAGACCCCAACACCCCAAAGCCAGAGGGACGTCAAATCATCCCAGTGAAGGGGGAGCCCCTCGGAGTTGTCAGTAACTGGCCCCCTGCCCTGCAGGCTGCCCTGGCCCGATGGGGGGCCACCCAGGCCAAGAGCCCTGCCCTCACTGCGCTGGATATTACCGGCAAACCCCTCTACACGCTCACTTATG GTAAACTATGGAGTCGCAGTCTGAAACTGGCCTATACACTTCTGAATAAACTGGGCACCAAGACAGAACCGGTCCTACAACCTGGAGATCGG GTGGCGCTGGTGTATCCAAACAGCGACCCTGGCATGTTCTGGGTGGCTTTCTATGGCTGCCTGTTAGCCGAGGTCATCCCTGTGCCCATTGAGGTGCCACTGTCAAGACAG GATGCAGGCAGCCAGCAGATCGGCTTTCTATTGGGCAGCTGTGGTGTCAGTCTAGCACTCACCAGTGAGGTTTGTCTCAAGGGGCTGCCCAAGACACCAAACGGAGAGATCATCCAGTTCAAAG GATGGCCAAGGATGAAATGGGTAGTGACAGACACTAAGTACCTGACCAAACCATCCAAAGACTGGCAGCCTCACATCCCCACTGCCAACACAGACACCGCCTATATAGAG TACAAAGCGAGTAAGGAGGGGACAGTGATGGGTGTTGCTGTATCCAAGATCTCCATGCTGACCCACTGTCAAGCCCTGTCGCAGGCCTGTAACTACTGTGAAG GGGAGACACTGGTCAATGTGTTGGACTGCAAGAAGGATATGGGCCTGTGGCATGGCGTCCTAACG AGTGTCATGAACAGAATCCACACCATCACAGTGCCATATGCTGTCATGAAAGCATGTCCCATGTCCTGGGTGCAGAGGGTCCACATTCACAAAG CACGTGTGGCCTTGGTGAAGTGCCGTGACCTCCACTGGGCCATGATGGCCCATAAGGAGCAGAGGGACATCAACCTGTCCTCCATACGCATGCTTATTGTGGCTGATGGAGCAAACCCAT ggTCTGTGTCATCGTGTGATGCCTTCCTGAATGTGTTTCAGTCTCATGGTCTGAAGCCTGAGGTGATCTGTCCATGCGCCACCTCTCCTGAGGCCCTGACTGTGGCCATACGAAG GCCTGGTGCACGAGGAGCTCCACTACCAGCCAGGGCCATCCTGTCCATGGGTGGGCTGAGCCACGGGGTGATCAGGGTGAACACAGAGGACAAGAACTCTGCTCTCACTGTTCAGGATGTGGGCCACATCATGCCTGGAG CTCTGATGTGCATTGTGAAACCAGACGGGCCCCCTCAGCTGTGCAAGACAGATGAAATAGGAGAGATTGTCATCAACTCTCGGGCTGGAGGCACCATGTACTACGGCCTGCCTGGTGTCACCAAGAACACATTTGAG GTGATCCCTGTTAACCAAGCTGGAGCACCCATAGGCGAAATTCCCTTCAGTCGGACTGGTCTGCTTGGATTTGTAGGACCG GGCAGTCTGGTGTTTGTTGTGGGGAAGATTGAGGGGCTGCTGATGGTGAGCGGGCGACGCCACAACGCAGACGATCTGGTGGCCACCGCGCTAGCAGTGGAGCCTGTCAAAACAGTTTACAGGGGGAG GATTGCTGTGTTCTCCGTGACGGTGTTTTATGACGAGAGGATTGTGATTGTGGCAGAGCAGAGACCTGACGCCAGTGAGGAGGACAGCTTCCAGTGGATGAGCCGAGTACTGCAG GCCATCGACAGTATCCACCAGGTCGGCTTGTACTGCCTCGCGCTCGTCCCAGCCAACACCCTCCCAAAGACTCCCCTTGGAGGTATCCACATCTGTGAAACCAAGCAGAACTTTCTGGAGGGAAACCTGCACCCCTGTAATATTCTCATGTGCCCGCACACCTGTGTTACCAACATGCCGAAGCCACGGCAGAAACAGCCAG TGGATGTTGGTCCTGCTTCTATGCTGGTCGGGAACTTGGTGGCGGGGAAACGGATCGCCCAGGCTATAGGCAGAGAGCTGGGTGTGGTGGAGGACCAGGATCTGATCCGAAAG CACCAGTTCCTGTCTGAAGCTCTGCAATGGAGAGCTCAAACTGACCCAGACCATGTCCTGTATGTGCTGCTCAATGCCAAG GGGGTGCCAGTTTGCACCGCCACTTGTGCTCAGCTGCACAAGAGAGCAGAGAAAATCACAGCTACCCTAATGGAGAGAGGAGGCCTCAACACCGGAGACAATGTGGTGCTGCTTTATCCcccag GTATTGACCTGATTGCTGCCTTCTATGGCTGTCTCTATGCGGGTGTCATCCCTGTGACGGTGCGACCGCCCCACCCACAGAACCTGGCTGCTACTCTCCCCACTGTCCGCATGATCATCGAT GTGAGCAAAGCAGCCTGCATCCTCACCACTCAGCCTCTCATGAGGATCCTCAGGTCCAGGGAGGCTGCTGCCAGCGTCAACGTCAAGACGTGGCCCACTATCATCGATACAG ATGATCTCCCCAGAAAGCGGCCTCCACAAATTTATAAGCCCCCTACAGCTGAGATGCTGGCCTACCTGGACTTCAGTGTGTCCACCACAGGCATGTTGACCGGAGTCAAG ATGTCTCACGCTGCGGTCAGTACTCTGTGCCGCTCCATTAAGCTGCAGTGTGAGCTCTACTCCTCACGACAAATAGCCATCTGCCTGGACCCCTATTGTGGCTTGGGCTTCGTCCTGTGGTGCCTCTCCAG TGTTTActcaggtcaccagtccatcctTATCCCTCCCCTGGAGCTGGAGAGCTCGCTGCCTCTGTGGCTGAGCACGCTCAGTCAGTACAAGATCAGAGACACCTTCTGCTCCTACTCTGTCATGGAGCTCTGCACCAAAGGTCTGGGCACCCAGACAGAGATGCTGAAG GCTCGGGGTCTAAATCTGTCGTGCGTGCGGAGCTGTGTGGTGATAGCAGAGGAGCGTCCCCGTCTCGCTCTCACGCAGTCCTTCTCCAAGCTCTTCAAAGATCTCGGCCTGTCGCCGCGCGCTGTCAGCACCGCCTTCGGCTCCAGGGTCAACCTGGCCATCTGCCTGCAG GGCACTGCTGGACCAGACCCCTCCACCTCCTACGTTGACATGAAGTCTCTGCGCCACGATAG GGTGAGGCTGGTTGAACGAGGAGCGCCACAGAGTCTTCCACTCATGGAGTCAGGCACA ATCCTACCAGGAGTGAGGGTCATCATAGTCAACCCAGAGACCAGAGGCCCTCTGGGAGATTCACATCTTGGGGAG ATCTGGGTAAACAGCCCTCACAGTGCCAGTGGCTACTACACCATCTACGGCGAGGAGAGCCTGCAGGCCGATCATTTCAACACCAGGCTCAGCTTTGGGGAGCCCCACACTCTGTGGGCCAGGACGGGCTACCTGGGTTTCATAAAGCGGACTGAGCTAACGGATGCAAGTGGAG ATCGTCATGATGCCTTGTTTGTGGTGGGCTCCCTCGATGAAACATTGGAGTTGAGGGGGTTACGCTATCACCCCATCGACATCGAGACGTCTGTATCCCGAGCCCACCGCAGCATCGCAGAAAG TGCTGTGTTTACATGGACcaacctgctggtggtggtggcggAGCTGAGCGGCTCGGAGCAGGAGGCCTTGGACCTGGTGCCGCTCGTCACCAACGTGGTCCTGGAGGAACACCACCTCATCGTCGGGGTGGTGGTCATCGTGGACCCCGGGGTGATTCCCATCAACTCCAGAGGAGAGAAGCAGAGGATGCACCTGCGGGACTCCTTCCTGGCAGACCAACTGGACCCCATCTACGTGGCCTACAACATGTGA
- the dip2ba gene encoding disco-interacting protein 2 homolog B-A isoform X1, whose product MHVCCTNRLCVLGSQLSRFCLAVVALQQTLVTVGVLPVQGRMRKGRGDITQKGYEKKKAKLLASYISHLPNVDLSLPDVQLSPGHSVDPSPSPEAPGPSTSSASRHHRTHRSGGARDDRYRSDIHTEAVQAALAKHKEEKMALPMPTKRRSAFVQSPIDTCTPPDTSSASEDEGSLRRKAALSAVLAQSLQSPDYWINRSVQSSSTSSSASSTLSHGEPKTQPQSQPQPSPAASLLADVLAHTRIENSVPPDVTSSTPQERGSRVDLPPAVRGMSRGQSRSSMLDTADGKRKGVPVNSRVSTKIQQLLNTLKRPKRPPLSEFFVDDSEEIVEVPQPDPNTPKPEGRQIIPVKGEPLGVVSNWPPALQAALARWGATQAKSPALTALDITGKPLYTLTYGKLWSRSLKLAYTLLNKLGTKTEPVLQPGDRVALVYPNSDPGMFWVAFYGCLLAEVIPVPIEVPLSRQDAGSQQIGFLLGSCGVSLALTSEVCLKGLPKTPNGEIIQFKGWPRMKWVVTDTKYLTKPSKDWQPHIPTANTDTAYIEYKASKEGTVMGVAVSKISMLTHCQALSQACNYCEGETLVNVLDCKKDMGLWHGVLTSVMNRIHTITVPYAVMKACPMSWVQRVHIHKARVALVKCRDLHWAMMAHKEQRDINLSSIRMLIVADGANPWSVSSCDAFLNVFQSHGLKPEVICPCATSPEALTVAIRRPGARGAPLPARAILSMGGLSHGVIRVNTEDKNSALTVQDVGHIMPGALMCIVKPDGPPQLCKTDEIGEIVINSRAGGTMYYGLPGVTKNTFEVIPVNQAGAPIGEIPFSRTGLLGFVGPGSLVFVVGKIEGLLMVSGRRHNADDLVATALAVEPVKTVYRGRIAVFSVTVFYDERIVIVAEQRPDASEEDSFQWMSRVLQAIDSIHQVGLYCLALVPANTLPKTPLGGIHICETKQNFLEGNLHPCNILMCPHTCVTNMPKPRQKQPVDVGPASMLVGNLVAGKRIAQAIGRELGVVEDQDLIRKHQFLSEALQWRAQTDPDHVLYVLLNAKGVPVCTATCAQLHKRAEKITATLMERGGLNTGDNVVLLYPPGIDLIAAFYGCLYAGVIPVTVRPPHPQNLAATLPTVRMIIDVSKAACILTTQPLMRILRSREAAASVNVKTWPTIIDTDDLPRKRPPQIYKPPTAEMLAYLDFSVSTTGMLTGVKMSHAAVSTLCRSIKLQCELYSSRQIAICLDPYCGLGFVLWCLSSVYSGHQSILIPPLELESSLPLWLSTLSQYKIRDTFCSYSVMELCTKGLGTQTEMLKARGLNLSCVRSCVVIAEERPRLALTQSFSKLFKDLGLSPRAVSTAFGSRVNLAICLQGTAGPDPSTSYVDMKSLRHDRVRLVERGAPQSLPLMESGTILPGVRVIIVNPETRGPLGDSHLGEIWVNSPHSASGYYTIYGEESLQADHFNTRLSFGEPHTLWARTGYLGFIKRTELTDASGDRHDALFVVGSLDETLELRGLRYHPIDIETSVSRAHRSIAESAVFTWTNLLVVVAELSGSEQEALDLVPLVTNVVLEEHHLIVGVVVIVDPGVIPINSRGEKQRMHLRDSFLADQLDPIYVAYNM is encoded by the exons ATGTGGATCTTTCTCTGCCAGATGTACAGCTTTCTCCTGGCCACAGTGTCGACCCCAGCCCGAGTCCTGAGGCCCCGGGCCCCTCCACGTCTTCAGCCTCCAGACACCACCGCACACACCGCAGTGGAGGGGCCAGGGATGATCGCTACAGATCAG ATATCCACACAGAGGCTGTGCAGGCAGCACTGGCCAAACACAAAGAAGAGAAGATGGCACTGCCCATGCCAACCAAGAGACGCTCAGCCTTTGTCCAGTCGCCCATAGATACCTGCACACCTCCAG ACACATCTTCTGCATCAGAGGATGAGGGCTCACTGCGCAGAAAGGCAGCTCTCAGTGCAGTGCTGGCCCAGAGCCTGCAGAGCCCTGATTACTGGATCAACCGTTCCGTCCAGAGCTCCTCCACGTCCTCATCTGCTTCCTCAACCCTCTCCCATGGAGAGCCCAAGACCCAGCCACAGTCTCAGCCACAGCCCTCACCTGCTGCTTCCTTGTTGGCCGATGTCCTGGCTCACACACGCATAG aAAACAGTGTCCCCCCAGATGTGACATCCTCCACTCCACAGGAGAGAGGGTCAAGGGTGGACCTGCCTCCGGCGGTCAGGGGCATGAGCCGTGGACAGAGCCGCTCCAGCATGCTGGATACCGCCGACG gaaaaagaaaag GCGTGCCTGTCAACAGCAGGGTGTCAACTAAGATCCAGCAGCTGTTGAACACACTCAAACGGCCAAAGAGACCACCGCTCAGCGAATTCTTCGTTGATGACTCTGAGGAAATTGTAGAAG TGCCCCAGCCAGACCCCAACACCCCAAAGCCAGAGGGACGTCAAATCATCCCAGTGAAGGGGGAGCCCCTCGGAGTTGTCAGTAACTGGCCCCCTGCCCTGCAGGCTGCCCTGGCCCGATGGGGGGCCACCCAGGCCAAGAGCCCTGCCCTCACTGCGCTGGATATTACCGGCAAACCCCTCTACACGCTCACTTATG GTAAACTATGGAGTCGCAGTCTGAAACTGGCCTATACACTTCTGAATAAACTGGGCACCAAGACAGAACCGGTCCTACAACCTGGAGATCGG GTGGCGCTGGTGTATCCAAACAGCGACCCTGGCATGTTCTGGGTGGCTTTCTATGGCTGCCTGTTAGCCGAGGTCATCCCTGTGCCCATTGAGGTGCCACTGTCAAGACAG GATGCAGGCAGCCAGCAGATCGGCTTTCTATTGGGCAGCTGTGGTGTCAGTCTAGCACTCACCAGTGAGGTTTGTCTCAAGGGGCTGCCCAAGACACCAAACGGAGAGATCATCCAGTTCAAAG GATGGCCAAGGATGAAATGGGTAGTGACAGACACTAAGTACCTGACCAAACCATCCAAAGACTGGCAGCCTCACATCCCCACTGCCAACACAGACACCGCCTATATAGAG TACAAAGCGAGTAAGGAGGGGACAGTGATGGGTGTTGCTGTATCCAAGATCTCCATGCTGACCCACTGTCAAGCCCTGTCGCAGGCCTGTAACTACTGTGAAG GGGAGACACTGGTCAATGTGTTGGACTGCAAGAAGGATATGGGCCTGTGGCATGGCGTCCTAACG AGTGTCATGAACAGAATCCACACCATCACAGTGCCATATGCTGTCATGAAAGCATGTCCCATGTCCTGGGTGCAGAGGGTCCACATTCACAAAG CACGTGTGGCCTTGGTGAAGTGCCGTGACCTCCACTGGGCCATGATGGCCCATAAGGAGCAGAGGGACATCAACCTGTCCTCCATACGCATGCTTATTGTGGCTGATGGAGCAAACCCAT ggTCTGTGTCATCGTGTGATGCCTTCCTGAATGTGTTTCAGTCTCATGGTCTGAAGCCTGAGGTGATCTGTCCATGCGCCACCTCTCCTGAGGCCCTGACTGTGGCCATACGAAG GCCTGGTGCACGAGGAGCTCCACTACCAGCCAGGGCCATCCTGTCCATGGGTGGGCTGAGCCACGGGGTGATCAGGGTGAACACAGAGGACAAGAACTCTGCTCTCACTGTTCAGGATGTGGGCCACATCATGCCTGGAG CTCTGATGTGCATTGTGAAACCAGACGGGCCCCCTCAGCTGTGCAAGACAGATGAAATAGGAGAGATTGTCATCAACTCTCGGGCTGGAGGCACCATGTACTACGGCCTGCCTGGTGTCACCAAGAACACATTTGAG GTGATCCCTGTTAACCAAGCTGGAGCACCCATAGGCGAAATTCCCTTCAGTCGGACTGGTCTGCTTGGATTTGTAGGACCG GGCAGTCTGGTGTTTGTTGTGGGGAAGATTGAGGGGCTGCTGATGGTGAGCGGGCGACGCCACAACGCAGACGATCTGGTGGCCACCGCGCTAGCAGTGGAGCCTGTCAAAACAGTTTACAGGGGGAG GATTGCTGTGTTCTCCGTGACGGTGTTTTATGACGAGAGGATTGTGATTGTGGCAGAGCAGAGACCTGACGCCAGTGAGGAGGACAGCTTCCAGTGGATGAGCCGAGTACTGCAG GCCATCGACAGTATCCACCAGGTCGGCTTGTACTGCCTCGCGCTCGTCCCAGCCAACACCCTCCCAAAGACTCCCCTTGGAGGTATCCACATCTGTGAAACCAAGCAGAACTTTCTGGAGGGAAACCTGCACCCCTGTAATATTCTCATGTGCCCGCACACCTGTGTTACCAACATGCCGAAGCCACGGCAGAAACAGCCAG TGGATGTTGGTCCTGCTTCTATGCTGGTCGGGAACTTGGTGGCGGGGAAACGGATCGCCCAGGCTATAGGCAGAGAGCTGGGTGTGGTGGAGGACCAGGATCTGATCCGAAAG CACCAGTTCCTGTCTGAAGCTCTGCAATGGAGAGCTCAAACTGACCCAGACCATGTCCTGTATGTGCTGCTCAATGCCAAG GGGGTGCCAGTTTGCACCGCCACTTGTGCTCAGCTGCACAAGAGAGCAGAGAAAATCACAGCTACCCTAATGGAGAGAGGAGGCCTCAACACCGGAGACAATGTGGTGCTGCTTTATCCcccag GTATTGACCTGATTGCTGCCTTCTATGGCTGTCTCTATGCGGGTGTCATCCCTGTGACGGTGCGACCGCCCCACCCACAGAACCTGGCTGCTACTCTCCCCACTGTCCGCATGATCATCGAT GTGAGCAAAGCAGCCTGCATCCTCACCACTCAGCCTCTCATGAGGATCCTCAGGTCCAGGGAGGCTGCTGCCAGCGTCAACGTCAAGACGTGGCCCACTATCATCGATACAG ATGATCTCCCCAGAAAGCGGCCTCCACAAATTTATAAGCCCCCTACAGCTGAGATGCTGGCCTACCTGGACTTCAGTGTGTCCACCACAGGCATGTTGACCGGAGTCAAG ATGTCTCACGCTGCGGTCAGTACTCTGTGCCGCTCCATTAAGCTGCAGTGTGAGCTCTACTCCTCACGACAAATAGCCATCTGCCTGGACCCCTATTGTGGCTTGGGCTTCGTCCTGTGGTGCCTCTCCAG TGTTTActcaggtcaccagtccatcctTATCCCTCCCCTGGAGCTGGAGAGCTCGCTGCCTCTGTGGCTGAGCACGCTCAGTCAGTACAAGATCAGAGACACCTTCTGCTCCTACTCTGTCATGGAGCTCTGCACCAAAGGTCTGGGCACCCAGACAGAGATGCTGAAG GCTCGGGGTCTAAATCTGTCGTGCGTGCGGAGCTGTGTGGTGATAGCAGAGGAGCGTCCCCGTCTCGCTCTCACGCAGTCCTTCTCCAAGCTCTTCAAAGATCTCGGCCTGTCGCCGCGCGCTGTCAGCACCGCCTTCGGCTCCAGGGTCAACCTGGCCATCTGCCTGCAG GGCACTGCTGGACCAGACCCCTCCACCTCCTACGTTGACATGAAGTCTCTGCGCCACGATAG GGTGAGGCTGGTTGAACGAGGAGCGCCACAGAGTCTTCCACTCATGGAGTCAGGCACA ATCCTACCAGGAGTGAGGGTCATCATAGTCAACCCAGAGACCAGAGGCCCTCTGGGAGATTCACATCTTGGGGAG ATCTGGGTAAACAGCCCTCACAGTGCCAGTGGCTACTACACCATCTACGGCGAGGAGAGCCTGCAGGCCGATCATTTCAACACCAGGCTCAGCTTTGGGGAGCCCCACACTCTGTGGGCCAGGACGGGCTACCTGGGTTTCATAAAGCGGACTGAGCTAACGGATGCAAGTGGAG ATCGTCATGATGCCTTGTTTGTGGTGGGCTCCCTCGATGAAACATTGGAGTTGAGGGGGTTACGCTATCACCCCATCGACATCGAGACGTCTGTATCCCGAGCCCACCGCAGCATCGCAGAAAG TGCTGTGTTTACATGGACcaacctgctggtggtggtggcggAGCTGAGCGGCTCGGAGCAGGAGGCCTTGGACCTGGTGCCGCTCGTCACCAACGTGGTCCTGGAGGAACACCACCTCATCGTCGGGGTGGTGGTCATCGTGGACCCCGGGGTGATTCCCATCAACTCCAGAGGAGAGAAGCAGAGGATGCACCTGCGGGACTCCTTCCTGGCAGACCAACTGGACCCCATCTACGTGGCCTACAACATGTGA